In one window of Bos taurus isolate L1 Dominette 01449 registration number 42190680 breed Hereford chromosome 15, ARS-UCD2.0, whole genome shotgun sequence DNA:
- the OR51AG1 gene encoding olfactory receptor family 51 subfamily AG member 1 has translation MAVPINNSASNFFFILMDFPGLEMAHCWTAVPVCFIYVLSLLGNTTILYIVKSVPSLHTPMYLFLSMLSVADLGLAVSTLPSMAAVFLLGQRKVGAATCFVQLFFIHTCSVIESAVLLAMAFDRCVAIREPLRYATILTAKCIGATGLASVTRSAALHLPLPVLLGRLQFPPVNALSHSYCVHPDVLRLASSSTVVNSGLGLFVMLSTLGLDAVLILLSYVMILKTVLSIASNAGRLKALNTCISHICAVLLFYTPLISLSVIHRFGKKKLPVQIYMLLSYLHFLVPPMLNPIVYTVKTKEIRARILKMLQPSKL, from the coding sequence ATGGCAGTTCCTATCAACAATAGTGCCAGCAATTTCTTCTTCATACTGATGGATTTCCCAGGACTGGAGATGGCTCATTGCTGGACAGCTGTTCCTGTCTGCTTCATCTATGTTCTCTCTCTGCTGGGCAACACCACCATACTGTACATTGTCAAGTCTGTTCCCAGCCTCCACACTCCCATGTACCTCTTCCTCTCCATGCTCTCAGTGGCTGACCTGGGCCTCGCAGTTTCCACACTGCCTTCCATGGCAGCTGTTTTTCTCCTGGGCCAGAGGAAGGTGGGAGCTGCAACCTGCTTTGTGCAACTCTTCTTCATCCACACATGCTCAGTAATTGAGTCAGCTGTGCTGTTGGCCATGGCTTTTGACCGCTGTGTGGCTATCCGAGAGCCCTTACGCTATGCCACCATCCTGACAGCCAAGTGCATCGGGGCCACTGGGCTGGCCAGTGTGACCCGTAGTGCTGCCCTCCACCTGCCCCTGCCTGTACTCCTTGGAAGACTGCAATTCCCACCTGTGAATGCACTGTCACATTCCTACTGTGTTCACCCTGATGTTCTGAGGCTGGCCAGTTCCAGCACAGTTGTGAACAGTGGCCTTGGGCTCTTTGTGATGCTCTCCACATTGGGGCTGGATGCGGTCCTCATTCTCCTCTCCTATGTGATGATTTTGAAGACAGTATTGAGCATTGCTTCCAATGCTGGACGACTGAAAGCCCTCAATACTTGCATTTCCCATATTTGTGCTGTACTATTATTTTACACCCCACTGATCAGCCTGTCTGTGATCCATCGCTTTGGGAAAAAGAAGCTGCCAGTTCAGATATACATGCTTCTCTCCTATTTGCACTTTCTTGTACCTCCAATGCTCAACCCAATTGTCTACACTGTCAAAACCAAAGAGATTCGAGCACGCATTCTGAAGATGCTCCAACCCAGTAAACTCTGA